One region of Sphingomonas bisphenolicum genomic DNA includes:
- a CDS encoding SDR family NAD(P)-dependent oxidoreductase translates to MSQPLFALDGKIALVTGAASGIGRGTAQLLHALGATLVLTDIDDASLAQTASMLGDDVVTLHHDVSSEADWAAVFAAVEAKHGRIDILVNNAGIMIARPFAEAGIDLLRKQQRVNVDSVYLGMQGVLPLMRAALTQGASTTAIINVSSIYGKVGGAEYAAYSATKGAVRALSKAVATELAATGIRVNTVLPGPVATNLSADWEPPRDADGNLIPPEQALAAWSRLIPMGRLGTAEDIAPLIAFLASDAAGFITGSEFIADGGYTAA, encoded by the coding sequence GTGAGCCAGCCCCTATTTGCCCTGGACGGCAAGATCGCCCTCGTCACCGGCGCCGCATCCGGCATAGGCCGGGGCACCGCCCAGCTGCTCCATGCGCTGGGCGCCACCCTCGTCCTGACCGATATCGACGACGCCAGCCTGGCGCAGACGGCGTCGATGCTGGGGGACGACGTGGTGACGCTGCATCATGACGTGTCGAGCGAGGCCGACTGGGCGGCTGTGTTCGCGGCAGTGGAGGCGAAACATGGCCGGATCGACATATTGGTCAACAATGCCGGCATCATGATCGCCCGGCCCTTTGCCGAAGCGGGAATCGACCTGCTTCGCAAACAGCAGCGGGTCAATGTCGACAGCGTCTATCTGGGCATGCAGGGTGTGTTGCCGCTGATGCGCGCGGCCCTGACGCAAGGCGCGAGTACGACCGCGATCATCAATGTTTCGTCCATTTATGGCAAGGTCGGCGGCGCGGAATATGCGGCCTATAGCGCGACCAAGGGCGCGGTGCGCGCGCTGTCCAAGGCGGTCGCAACCGAGCTGGCGGCGACCGGCATTCGCGTCAATACCGTGTTGCCGGGGCCGGTCGCGACCAACCTCAGCGCCGACTGGGAGCCGCCGCGCGATGCGGACGGCAACCTCATCCCGCCGGAGCAGGCGCTGGCCGCCTGGTCACGGCTGATTCCGATGGGCCGGCTGGGCACGGCCGAGGACATCGCGCCGTTGATCGCATTTCTCGCCAGCGACGCGGCGGGTTTCATCACCGGATCGGAATTTATCGCCGACGGCGGCTATACGGCCGCCTGA
- a CDS encoding GFA family protein, protein MSGPLSHGRCLCGQVRYSFTGAPLLTAVCHCRHCQRQGASAFSVVVAVPADSFTQQGETKVFADTGDSGQAVARHFCPTCGSPIASIADALPGLVLIKAGTLDDFDRHVPVMEVYCDSRVPWLPTMPDAQQFPGSNIGVE, encoded by the coding sequence ATGAGCGGGCCGCTGTCCCATGGCCGCTGCCTGTGCGGCCAGGTTCGCTACAGCTTCACCGGCGCGCCACTGCTGACCGCGGTCTGCCATTGTCGTCATTGCCAGCGGCAGGGCGCCAGCGCCTTTTCGGTCGTCGTCGCGGTGCCGGCCGATTCTTTCACGCAACAGGGCGAGACGAAGGTCTTCGCCGACACCGGCGACAGCGGTCAGGCCGTCGCGCGGCATTTCTGCCCCACATGCGGATCGCCGATCGCCTCGATCGCCGATGCCTTGCCGGGACTGGTGCTCATCAAGGCCGGCACGCTGGACGATTTCGACCGGCATGTCCCTGTCATGGAAGTCTATTGCGACAGTCGCGTGCCATGGTTGCCGACAATGCCCGACGCGCAGCAATTCCCCGGATCGAATATCGGAGTAGAGTGA
- a CDS encoding AraC family transcriptional regulator produces the protein MPPRNKVGTNESIIIDALGRMPDIQLGSDDDGWQLCRWRQFVGTYTLPALPDPVFTVHIAGKPQVKTWDRDGWSELSSMPGCATIVPSGQETGWLVDGELDVVTLSVSSHILKAAPAADQFRRLRFAFTDPLGVALTRQVLAELYAPPSPARDIYVGAMVNALKAHMLRGPISASGDDIPTAAFSAYRLHHVMNAVQQRPQASHSLEEMAAQAGITPSHFCRVFRKAAGMSPINM, from the coding sequence ATGCCTCCCCGCAACAAGGTGGGCACGAACGAGAGCATCATCATCGATGCGCTCGGACGGATGCCGGACATCCAGCTTGGCTCGGACGATGATGGCTGGCAATTATGTCGTTGGCGCCAGTTCGTGGGCACCTATACCCTGCCGGCGCTGCCCGATCCGGTCTTCACCGTCCATATCGCCGGTAAGCCGCAGGTGAAGACCTGGGATCGCGACGGGTGGAGCGAACTCAGTTCCATGCCCGGCTGTGCCACGATCGTTCCTTCGGGGCAGGAAACCGGTTGGCTGGTCGATGGCGAACTGGATGTCGTGACGCTCAGCGTCTCGTCCCATATCCTCAAGGCCGCACCCGCCGCAGACCAGTTCCGGCGGCTGCGCTTCGCCTTCACCGACCCGCTGGGCGTAGCGCTGACGCGGCAAGTGCTGGCGGAACTTTACGCCCCGCCATCGCCCGCGCGCGACATCTATGTCGGCGCCATGGTCAATGCGTTGAAGGCGCACATGCTGCGCGGACCGATTTCGGCGAGCGGCGATGATATCCCGACCGCCGCCTTCTCCGCCTATCGCCTGCATCACGTCATGAACGCGGTCCAGCAACGGCCCCAGGCCAGTCACAGCCTGGAGGAAATGGCGGCGCAGGCCGGCATTACCCCGTCGCATTTCTGCCGCGTGTTTCGCAAAGCGGCGGGCATGTCGCCCATCAATATGTGA
- a CDS encoding aldehyde dehydrogenase family protein, producing the protein MTMQAGTMQAGFAGLNLPDLQLRAGDDILPVTRLAADEDPCTGQAFADIPVASDADVDAIVAAAKAALRDPAWRDLVPLARERLLHRFADAIEADIQRLAALESLDTGKPVAIAEAVDIPAAVAWLRTYAGWPSKLAGRAGTLAATPGGYHVYTRREPIGVVAAITPWNFPIVLAMWKIAPALAAGCTLVLKPAPETPLSALRLAEIAREVGFPPGVFSVATGDGRTGAALAGHPDVAKVAFTGSTATGQAILAASVPAIKRVTLELGGKSPSIICADADLSLAIPQAAMGCFFNTGQVCYAGTRLYVHRSVYDQALEGIAQVGAAQRIGPSGDRASQLGPLISARQHDKVSGFVDRAHRAGIERVGGDIALPEQGHYFAPTVLRDVSPDAEAAREEIFGPVLAATPFDDLDEAIALANDSAYGLAAHVWTRDLATAHSAAARIEAGTVFINCIMVADPAFPFGGFKQSGLGRENGMEVLDAYLEPKSVVVAL; encoded by the coding sequence ATGACGATGCAAGCGGGGACGATGCAGGCGGGCTTTGCCGGGCTGAACCTGCCCGACCTGCAGCTGCGGGCCGGGGACGACATACTGCCGGTAACGAGGCTGGCGGCGGATGAAGATCCCTGCACCGGTCAGGCCTTTGCCGATATTCCGGTCGCCAGCGACGCTGATGTCGATGCAATCGTCGCGGCGGCGAAGGCGGCGCTGCGCGACCCGGCCTGGCGCGATCTGGTTCCGTTGGCGCGCGAGCGGTTGCTACACCGCTTCGCCGACGCGATCGAGGCCGACATCCAGCGCCTTGCCGCTCTGGAATCGCTCGATACGGGCAAGCCGGTCGCGATTGCCGAAGCCGTCGATATTCCCGCCGCCGTGGCATGGCTGCGCACCTATGCCGGATGGCCGAGCAAGCTTGCGGGCAGGGCCGGGACGCTCGCCGCGACACCGGGTGGCTATCATGTCTATACGCGACGCGAACCGATCGGCGTCGTAGCGGCGATCACGCCATGGAATTTTCCGATCGTGCTCGCCATGTGGAAAATCGCGCCGGCTTTGGCGGCGGGATGCACGCTGGTCCTGAAACCGGCGCCGGAAACGCCGCTGTCGGCGCTGCGTCTGGCCGAGATCGCCCGCGAAGTGGGATTTCCGCCCGGGGTATTCTCGGTCGCCACGGGCGACGGCCGCACCGGCGCGGCGCTGGCCGGCCACCCGGATGTCGCGAAGGTCGCCTTCACCGGCTCCACCGCCACCGGGCAGGCGATCCTGGCCGCATCGGTCCCCGCCATCAAGCGGGTCACGCTGGAGCTGGGCGGCAAGTCGCCCTCGATCATCTGCGCCGACGCCGACCTGTCGCTCGCCATCCCCCAGGCGGCGATGGGCTGTTTCTTCAACACGGGACAGGTCTGCTATGCGGGCACGCGGCTCTACGTTCATCGCTCCGTTTACGATCAGGCGCTCGAAGGGATCGCGCAGGTCGGCGCGGCGCAGAGGATCGGGCCGAGCGGCGATCGCGCGAGCCAGCTTGGCCCGCTCATCAGCGCCCGGCAGCATGACAAGGTCAGCGGCTTCGTCGACCGCGCCCACCGCGCCGGAATCGAACGGGTAGGGGGCGACATCGCTCTTCCCGAGCAAGGGCATTATTTTGCGCCGACCGTCCTGCGCGACGTATCCCCCGATGCCGAGGCCGCCCGCGAGGAAATATTCGGCCCGGTGCTGGCCGCAACGCCGTTCGACGATCTGGATGAGGCGATCGCGCTGGCCAATGACAGCGCCTATGGCCTCGCCGCGCATGTCTGGACCCGCGACCTGGCGACCGCCCATAGCGCCGCCGCGCGGATCGAGGCGGGGACGGTCTTCATCAACTGCATCATGGTCGCCGACCCTGCCTTTCCCTTTGGCGGGTTCAAGCAATCGGGCCTTGGCCGGGAGAATGGAATGGAAGTGCTGGACGCCTATCTGGAACCCAAGTCGGTGGTGGTGGCGCTATGA
- a CDS encoding NAD(P)-dependent alcohol dehydrogenase, producing MAAIAREAHGDFSVETVQIETPRPNEVRVRIAGVGLCHTDLVARDQFIPIPLPAVLGHEGAGIVEAIGSAVTKVQVGDAVVIGFSSCGHCARCDEHLPSYCRDFPMLNYTGARPDGSSGLSLGEQRLSASFFGQSSFASHALAHERNVVRVDAQGIALETLGPLACGLQTGAGAVMRSMACPPGSSIAIFGGGPVGLAAVMAAVIRACATIILVEPIASRRAMALELGATHVIDPASGPASEDISAAIRAILPDGVDFALETSGRETVVEAALASLASHAMLGLVGVPPRPESSIAINLASVITYGHRIIGIVEGDSDLDSFIPELLALHRAGRFPFDRLIATFPLAEINAAVVAQHEGGCIKAVLLP from the coding sequence ATGGCGGCGATCGCGCGCGAAGCGCACGGGGATTTCTCGGTCGAGACGGTGCAGATCGAGACGCCCCGGCCCAATGAGGTGCGGGTACGGATCGCCGGGGTCGGCTTGTGCCACACCGACCTCGTCGCGCGCGACCAGTTCATTCCGATCCCGCTGCCCGCCGTGCTTGGCCACGAGGGCGCGGGCATCGTCGAGGCGATCGGTTCTGCCGTAACGAAGGTGCAGGTCGGCGACGCCGTCGTCATCGGCTTCAGCAGTTGCGGCCATTGCGCCCGCTGCGACGAGCATCTGCCGTCCTATTGTCGCGACTTCCCCATGCTCAACTACACCGGCGCGCGTCCTGACGGCAGTTCCGGCCTCAGCCTTGGCGAGCAACGCCTGTCCGCCAGCTTCTTTGGCCAATCTTCCTTCGCCAGCCACGCCCTGGCCCATGAGCGCAATGTCGTGCGCGTCGATGCACAGGGGATTGCGCTCGAAACCCTCGGTCCGCTCGCCTGCGGCCTGCAGACGGGCGCGGGCGCCGTCATGCGATCCATGGCCTGCCCGCCGGGAAGCAGCATCGCGATCTTCGGCGGCGGTCCGGTCGGACTGGCGGCGGTGATGGCGGCCGTCATTCGCGCGTGCGCGACCATCATTCTGGTCGAGCCGATCGCGAGCCGCCGCGCCATGGCGCTGGAGCTGGGCGCGACCCATGTCATCGACCCGGCCAGCGGCCCGGCATCTGAAGACATATCCGCGGCGATCCGCGCCATCCTGCCCGATGGCGTGGACTTCGCGCTGGAAACGAGCGGGCGCGAGACGGTGGTCGAAGCGGCGCTCGCCAGTCTCGCCAGCCACGCCATGCTGGGACTGGTCGGTGTTCCGCCCCGGCCCGAAAGCAGCATCGCCATCAACCTGGCGTCGGTCATTACCTATGGCCACAGGATCATCGGCATCGTCGAGGGCGACAGCGACCTGGACAGCTTCATCCCGGAACTGCTGGCGCTGCATCGCGCGGGTCGCTTCCCGTTCGACCGCCTGATCGCGACCTTCCCGCTGGCCGAAATCAATGCCGCTGTCGTTGCTCAACATGAGGGCGGCTGCATCAAGGCCGTCCTGCTGCCTTAA
- a CDS encoding cytochrome P450, which yields MTATTGPDLKNPDLYLDRAPHEVFARLRRDQPVYWNPEADSSGFWALTRYADIVEVSKRPDLFSSAHDNGGHRIFNENEVGLTGAGETAIGVPFISLDPPVHTQYRKFIMPAVAPGRLAGIEERITARCAALLDKIPLDEPVDLVPLLSAPLPLLTLTELLDLPPDMWIKLYHWTNAFVGEDDPEFRQSPEAMAAVMGEFMAFAQQLFTDRRATPGTDIATLLATMQVNGVPVTFNEFLGNLILTLVGANETTRNSLSHSIVAFSDNPDQWDRIREDRELLKNGVREMVRYASPVMHMRRTAMADVEIGGQAIRRGQKVVMWYIAANRDEAVFADPDRFDIGRGNIQHLAFGSGQHVCVGSRLAEMQLRVAFGLLAGRVRRFEVTGPPRRFRSNFINGLKNLDTRLVSA from the coding sequence ATGACCGCCACCACTGGTCCCGATCTCAAGAACCCCGACCTCTATCTCGACCGGGCGCCGCACGAGGTGTTCGCCCGGCTCCGGCGGGACCAGCCGGTCTATTGGAACCCGGAGGCGGACAGCAGCGGTTTCTGGGCGCTGACCCGCTATGCCGATATCGTCGAGGTGTCGAAGCGGCCCGATCTCTTTTCGTCGGCCCATGACAATGGCGGGCACCGGATCTTCAACGAGAATGAGGTCGGCCTGACCGGCGCGGGAGAGACTGCGATCGGTGTGCCGTTCATCTCGCTCGATCCGCCGGTGCACACCCAATATCGCAAATTCATCATGCCCGCCGTCGCGCCGGGGCGGCTGGCGGGCATAGAGGAACGGATCACGGCGCGATGCGCGGCGCTACTGGACAAGATCCCACTGGATGAGCCGGTCGATCTCGTCCCGTTGCTGTCGGCGCCGCTGCCGCTGCTGACGCTGACCGAGTTGCTCGACCTGCCGCCGGACATGTGGATCAAGCTCTATCACTGGACCAATGCTTTCGTCGGCGAGGATGATCCCGAGTTCCGCCAGTCGCCGGAGGCCATGGCGGCGGTGATGGGCGAGTTCATGGCCTTTGCCCAGCAGCTCTTCACCGATCGGCGCGCGACGCCGGGGACCGACATCGCCACCCTGCTGGCCACGATGCAGGTCAATGGCGTGCCGGTGACCTTCAACGAATTTCTGGGCAATCTCATCCTGACGCTGGTCGGGGCCAATGAAACGACGCGCAATTCGCTCAGTCACTCGATCGTCGCCTTTTCCGACAATCCCGACCAGTGGGATCGCATCCGCGAGGACCGTGAGCTGTTGAAGAACGGCGTGCGCGAGATGGTCCGCTATGCCAGTCCCGTCATGCACATGCGGCGCACGGCCATGGCCGATGTGGAGATTGGCGGGCAGGCGATCCGCCGGGGGCAGAAGGTCGTGATGTGGTATATCGCCGCCAATCGCGACGAGGCGGTGTTCGCCGATCCCGACCGCTTCGACATCGGCCGGGGTAATATCCAGCATCTGGCGTTCGGCAGCGGCCAGCATGTCTGCGTCGGATCGCGCCTGGCTGAAATGCAGTTGCGGGTGGCGTTCGGACTGCTGGCGGGACGAGTCCGCCGCTTCGAGGTGACCGGCCCACCGCGCCGTTTCCGCTCCAATTTCATCAATGGCCTCAAGAATCTCGATACCCGGCTGGTATCCGCATGA
- a CDS encoding helix-turn-helix domain-containing protein, producing MKTRLDRARQMLTQSDMGLATIAEFLGFTNQSHFTRAFRQYAGETPSDFRKRGREMMQ from the coding sequence ATGAAGACCCGGCTCGACCGGGCGCGGCAGATGCTGACCCAGTCGGACATGGGGCTGGCGACGATCGCCGAATTTCTCGGCTTCACCAACCAGAGCCATTTTACGCGCGCCTTTCGTCAATATGCCGGCGAAACCCCTAGCGACTTCCGCAAGCGCGGACGGGAGATGATGCAATGA